One genomic segment of Impatiens glandulifera chromosome 6, dImpGla2.1, whole genome shotgun sequence includes these proteins:
- the LOC124942777 gene encoding uncharacterized protein At5g41620-like: MEKGEEKGEILGLKLRRRNEGFLVAKRGGQRTPILPYWRFQETAAAVAVAADGTVSCGATHNFILPVHHHPSISARKLAASLWELNQYRFPLSNMNNSAAAADNGHLPRLRRLHNHRRRQDKPLSSPSSPDLGSASTLKRHIAASLIQHHRSVERSNRAIAIQPVSPASFCSSSMEVTPYNPAATPSSSLDLKVGYSLKTSTELLKVLNRIWSLEEQHAANMSLVKTLKKELDHAVTKIKELVKEQQLDKNEIDGLRNRIEEDKLARKDKEQDRVNVRQELEDERRLRKRSETLHRKMKSSILNVTKDIENERRSRILLEELCDEFALGIRDYDQEVHSLRHKSDKNRNRDRSILHISESWIDERMQMKLGEQQQRQLTVEKLRPEIETFLQSRKDQKVQNLRRSSLESFPLNAAISAPQAAIDDESIGSDSHCFELNQKLPIRIVKNPEIEEGEGSKSTHVIGDLIRSQQFTPETTKPDWRMRASPVREWKPTLPSRDNEISVSSSKLPPELKENTLKAKLMEARSRGRQMSRIKGSKSKVQL, translated from the exons ATGGAAAAAGGTGAAGAAAAAGGAGAAATTTTAGGATTAAAGTTAAGGAGGAGGAATGAAGGATTCTTAGTTGCTAAAAGAGGGGGACAAAGAACTCCAATTTTACCCTATTGGAGATTCCAAGAAACCGCCGCCGCCGTCGCCGTCGCCGCCGACGGTACTGTTTCTTGTGGCGCCACTCACAATTTCATTCTCCCAGTTCATCATCATCCTTCTATTTCCGCTAGAAAACTAGCTGCATCTCTTTGGGAACTCAATCAATATCGATTCCCTCTTTCTAACATGAACAactccgccgccgccgccgatAACGGCCATCTTCCAAGACTCCGCCGTCTACACAACCACCGCCGCCGTCAGGATAAACCCTTATCATCCCCTTCTTCCCCCGATCTT GGAAGTGCAAGTACTTTGAAGAGACATATAGCTGCTTCTTTGATACAACATCATCGATCTGTTGAAAGGAGTAATCGTGCAATTGCTATTCAACCTGTTTCTCCTGCTAGTTTTTGTAGTAGTTCAATGGAG GTTACGCCTTATAATCCAGCTGCAACTCCTAGTAGTTCTTTGGATCTCAAAGTCGGTTATAGCTTGAAAACATCAACAGAACTTTTGAAAGTATTGAATCGAATTTGGAGTTTGGAAGAACAGCATGCAGCTAATATGTCTTTAGTGAAGACATTGAAGAAGGAGCTTGATCATGCTGTAACCAAGATCAAAGAATTGGTGAAAGAACAACAATTGGATAAGAACGAGATTGATGGATTGAGGAATCGGATTGAAGAAGACAAGTTAGCGAGGAAGGACAAGGAGCAGGATCGAGTTAATGTGAGGCAGGAATTGGAGGACGAAAGGAGATTAAGGAAACGGTCGGAGACTCTTCACAGGAAAATGAAAAGTTCGATTTTGAATGTTACTAAAGATATAGAAAACGAGAGGAGATCGAGAATTCTGTTGGAAGAACTATGCGACGAGTTTGCTTTGGGTATAAGGGATTACGACCAAGAGGTTCACTCTTTGAGACATAAATCTGATAAGAACCGTAATCGCGATCGCTCGATTCTTCACATATCAGAATCGTGGATAGATGAACGAATGCAGATGAAACTCGGAGAGCAACAACAACGACAGTTAACTGTTGAAAAACTGAGGCCTGAAATCGAGACCTTTCTTCAATCTAGGAAAGATCAAAAGGTGCAAAATCTGCGTAGATCATCTCTCGAATCGTTCCCTCTGAATGCTGCTATCAGTGCTCCTCAAGCTGCAATCGATGACGAATCCATTGGAAGTGATTCACATTGTTTTGAACTCAATCAGAAATTACCTATTAGAATTGTGAAGAATCCGGAAATCGAAGAAGGCGAGGGGTCAAAGTCAACTCACGTAATTGGGGATTTGATAAGAAGTCAACAGTTTACGCCAGAAACGACAAAACCTGATTGGAGGATGCGGGCCAGTCCAGTCAGAGAGTGGAAACCGACACTTCCATCTCGAGATAATGAGATATCGGTGTCGAGTTCGAAATTGCCTCCGGAATTGAAAGAGAACACCTTGAAAGCAAAGCTCATGGAGGCGAGATCGAGGGGCAGGCAGATGTCGAGGATTAAAGGTTCGAAATCAAAAGTTCAGTTGTAA